The DNA sequence TTCTAATTTTGATAAAAATAAATTTAAAATAATTGATGAAGTTGAACCGGAGATTATTCATTTAACTGGAGAAATTTCCGGTAGAAATTCTGAAATTTCCGGAATGTGCTGGTATAACGATTTTCTACTTTTAGTTCCGCAATATCCAAACTTTATTTCTCAGAATGAAAATGGAATAATTTATTTCATCAAAAAAAGTGAGGTATTAGATTATCTTTTCGCAAAAATAACAAATGAAATTTCTCCCAAAACTTTTAAAATAAATCTTTCCAATTTAGGTGAATTTCTAAACAGCGGTTCCGGATTTGAAGCAATTTCTGTAATTAATGATATAATATATCTTTCTATTGAAAGTATGAATGATGGAAAAATGAGGTCTTTAATAATTTCCGGTGAAATTGATACAACAAATTTTACAATTTCATTGGATAAAAATTCCGTATCTGAAATTCCAACTTCCGTAGAAATTTACAATTTAAGCTGCGAAGCAATTGCGTCAAAAAATGATACGATAATTCCGATTTATGAAGCAAACGGAAAAAATGTAAATCCAAAAACATTTGTAAATATTTTTAACAATAAATTAGAAATATTGGAAAAAGTAAAATTTCCTAATTTAGAATATAGAATAACCGATGCAACCGAAATTGATGAAAACGGAAATTTTTGGACAATAAATTATTTTTTCCCAAAAGATGAAAAAAAATTAAATCCCGCAAATGATGAAATTTTTAGCAAATTTGGAATTGGAGAAACTCATCAAAACGCTAAAGTTATAGAAAGAATAGTTGAATTTGAGATTAAAAATGAAAGAATTTCAATTTCTGATAAAAATCCTATTTATCTAAAATTGTTGGAAAATGATAGCAGAAATTGGGAAGGATTAGCAAAATTAGATGAAAAAGGATTTCTATTAATTACCGATACTTTTCCCAAAACAATTTTTGCTTTTATCCCCTATAATTTTTCAAAATAATGTGAAAAATAAATTAATATTCAATTTCTTGACATTTCTTATCCATTAAGATATATTTACAAGCTCTAAAAAAATCTCTTTAAACGGAGGAAATAGTTGAAACAAGAAAGAATAACACGATTTATTAAAACAGAAGATGCCGATCAGAAATGGTATGTAATTGATGCTAATGATTTGATTTTAGGCAGATTAGCGGCAAGAGCTGCGTCAGTAATTCGTGGAAAGCATAAACCGATATTTACACCAAATACAGATACTGGTGATTTTGTAATTGTTGTAAATGCAGAAAAAGTGAAATTAACTGGTAAAAGAGAACTAATGAAAACTTATTTTACTCACTCAATGTATCCGGGTGGAGGCAAAACAAAGTCTTTTTCTGAAGTTAGAACAAAAAAACCAGATTATATTATTACAGAAGCCGTAAAAGGAATGCTTCCAAAAAATAGATTAGGAAGACAATTATTAAAAAAATTAAAAGTATATGCTGGAGCTCAACATCCTCATTCAGCTCAAAAACCTGAAGCTTTAAGTTTATAAATTAATAGGAAATTAAATGGCAGATAAAATTTTTGTAGGAAGAAGAAAAAATGCTGTTGCGCGTGTAATTTTAAGAAACGGCTCCGGAAAAGTTACAGTAAATAAACGAGAATTTGATAATTTCTTCCCAATTGCAGATAATAGAGATGATGTAATTACACCATTTAAATTTACAGAAACTTTAGGCAAATATGATGTTCTTGCAACAGTTGAAGGCGGAGGAGTTCGCGGACAAGCTGAAGCAATTCGTTTGGGAATTTCAAGAGCTTTAATAAGTATTAACCCAGAATTAAGAAAATTATTAAAACCTGAAGGTTTATTAAGAAGAGACCCTAGAATGGTTGAACGTAAAAAACCGGGCAGACCAAAAGCAAGAAAGAAATTTCAATTCTCTAAAAGATAGTATTATAGAGATATTAAATTATATAATCAATTATTCACAAACATTCATATTCTCTGATTTACCGCCTGTGTCCTACCAAAAAATAGGGATCTAAGGTAAAGTTGAAGAGAATAGAAGATTAAACAGGAGTAAAAATGGCAAAGATAGAACTTACCAAACTCATCGAAGCAGGTGCTCACTTCGGTCACCTTACACGTCGTTGGAATCCAAAAATGAGACCATATATTTTTATGGAGAAAAATGGAATCCACATTATTGATCTTAAAAAAACCCAAATTGCTATTGAAGAAGCTGTAGATAAAATTAGAGAAATTGCTTCCGATGGCGGAACCGTACTTTTTGTTGGGACAAAAAAACAATCAAAAGGTGTAATTGCGCAAGAAGCTAAAAGATGCGGAATGAACTGGGTTAGTGAAAGATGGTTAGGCGGAATGTTAACCAATTTTTCTACAATTCGTAAAAGTATCGGCAGAATGCAGAAAATTGATAAAATGGAAACAGACGGTACTTTTGAAAAATTAACAAAAAAAGAGCAACTATTTAAATCAAGAGAAAGAGATAAATTAAGAAAAATTCTTGACGGCGTTGAAACAATGAAAAAAATGCCAAATGCAATTTTTATTGTTGATATTAAAAAAGAATCAATTGCTATTAATGAAGCTCTAAGATTAAATATTCCTTTATTTGCTATTGTTGATACAAATTGTAATCCGGATCCAATTGATTACGTAATTCCTTCAAATGATGATGCAGTTCGTGCAATAGAAATTATTACAAAAGCATTTTCAGATGCAATTATTGAAGGCGGTTTGAAATATGATGAAGTTAAAGCAGAAAGAGCTGCAGAAAAAGAAAAATTGAAAAAACAAGATGAAGAAGTTAGCGATGATAAAAAAATTTCCAAACCTAAAATCAGAAAAGTAAAATTTAATGAAAAAGGTGAAAGAAAAGATTTTAAAGTTGCCGATAAAAAAGATGGATCAGTTGATGAATATCTTCCTTGCCAATCTTACAAAGGTGAAAGCGGATTTCATAAATTTACAAGTGAGAAAAATGAATTCTATTTTGGATTTAACGGAACTGACGGAAAAACTTATCTAAGATCCGAAGGATATACTACTGAACAAGCTATGTTAAATGGAATTGATGCTGTTGGTAAAAATGCTGGAAATGAAAAAAGATGGTCAACTGGATTATTGGAAGATAAAA is a window from the Ignavibacteriota bacterium genome containing:
- the rpsI gene encoding 30S ribosomal protein S9, giving the protein MADKIFVGRRKNAVARVILRNGSGKVTVNKREFDNFFPIADNRDDVITPFKFTETLGKYDVLATVEGGGVRGQAEAIRLGISRALISINPELRKLLKPEGLLRRDPRMVERKKPGRPKARKKFQFSKR
- the rplM gene encoding 50S ribosomal protein L13, encoding MKQERITRFIKTEDADQKWYVIDANDLILGRLAARAASVIRGKHKPIFTPNTDTGDFVIVVNAEKVKLTGKRELMKTYFTHSMYPGGGKTKSFSEVRTKKPDYIITEAVKGMLPKNRLGRQLLKKLKVYAGAQHPHSAQKPEALSL
- the rpsB gene encoding 30S ribosomal protein S2 — encoded protein: MAKIELTKLIEAGAHFGHLTRRWNPKMRPYIFMEKNGIHIIDLKKTQIAIEEAVDKIREIASDGGTVLFVGTKKQSKGVIAQEAKRCGMNWVSERWLGGMLTNFSTIRKSIGRMQKIDKMETDGTFEKLTKKEQLFKSRERDKLRKILDGVETMKKMPNAIFIVDIKKESIAINEALRLNIPLFAIVDTNCNPDPIDYVIPSNDDAVRAIEIITKAFSDAIIEGGLKYDEVKAERAAEKEKLKKQDEEVSDDKKISKPKIRKVKFNEKGERKDFKVADKKDGSVDEYLPCQSYKGESGFHKFTSEKNEFYFGFNGTDGKTYLRSEGYTTEQAMLNGIDAVGKNAGNEKRWSTGLLEDKKYYFNLKAANGQEIARSCYYESQEAMEKDFAWIKSKEAGLAKEEN